Genomic DNA from Comamonas antarctica:
CGTGGCCAGCCAGCACCCCGAAGGCATGCAGCGGCTGATGATCCTCAACGCCCCCCACGCGGGGGCGTTTTTGCGCGAACTGCGCGAACACGCCGAGCAGCGCCAGGCCAGCGACTACATGCGCTTCCTGCGCCGCGCCGATGCGCCGGTGCTGCTGGCCGAACATGGGTGGCGCCGCGCGCTGGGCTTCTTTGCGCAGGCCGATGGCCAGCTGCCGGCCTGGCTCACGCCTGCGCTGCAGCAGCGCTACCGCGAACACTGGGCGCTGGGCATGCAGGGCCCCTGCCATTACTACGGCGCCAGCCCGCTTTTTCCGCCCGCACCCGGCGCACCTGACCATCTGGCCACGCTGCAGCTGCCGGCCTCTGCGCTGCGGGTCGAGGTGCCGACGCTGATGCTCTGGGGCATGAACGACCCGGCGCTGCGTCCGGGGCTGCTCGAAGGCCTCGAGGAATGGGTGCCGCGGCTGCAGATCCAGCATCTGCGCAACACCTCGCACTGGGTGGTGCACGAGCGTCCGGCGCGCGTCATCGACGAGCTGGAGCATTTCGTGCAGCAGCAGTTCAGCAGCGAAGACTTGACGGCTTGATCACCGGTAGACGGAGGGTTCGCCCTCGGGCCGGGTCTTGAAGCGCTTGTGCACCCAGTAATACT
This window encodes:
- a CDS encoding alpha/beta hydrolase, coding for MIQTCDHVLPHGITLRCRAAGTPGRPVLMFLHGFPEGAFIWDELLTHFAAPENGGFRCVAPNLRGYGGSSSPAEVTAYHARHLVEDIRALIEAESPQAPLACLVAHDWGGAVAWSVASQHPEGMQRLMILNAPHAGAFLRELREHAEQRQASDYMRFLRRADAPVLLAEHGWRRALGFFAQADGQLPAWLTPALQQRYREHWALGMQGPCHYYGASPLFPPAPGAPDHLATLQLPASALRVEVPTLMLWGMNDPALRPGLLEGLEEWVPRLQIQHLRNTSHWVVHERPARVIDELEHFVQQQFSSEDLTA